The genomic interval TTGAGTTCAAAATATTTCAGTAATGGTACTGATAGACATAGTACCAATTGGTATAATTGCCGTAGGGAAGAGGACGATACTTCGAGAGTAAATAATACCTCTAGTAAGGATGAATTTACAAGAGTTAGAGGAAGTAAAATTATGGATTAAAATGGAAGAAagggaaaggaaaaaaaaaaaaaaaaaaaattaacagtaTAACGAATGATGcgaataaaaaagaaaagaactCTTTGAAAGCACAACAGATGAGTAGCTTAAACAGTAGAGATGGTACTAGGCCTATgaggaaaaacaaattaggtaacagtaataataaaaataataattattattataattatataattataataattataatagtaataataacgcAAGGTATAGCTAGGACAGTAGTAGGTGCAGTCTTAACagttcatatattaaaaacagTGCCATGTATGCAATgagtaattattttaataaagtcTATTTCGTAAAGCTTGAACAATCTGTAACACTTATTACCaacaagaaatattttttttcttttaatgtaGGGTATGTAGAGAAAACCATTAAAAAGGGGAAAGCACACTATTGTATGAGTAAATATGCATCCTATAGTGATAGGGGGGATGacaatgatgatgatgataatgatGGCAATAACAGAGGGAATGTTTCTATAAACGAAAGGGGCATTTGTGCAGAAAAGGGGGAAAATCCATCAAGACGCATGGAAAGCACAAAATTGCTGAGCAAATGTAAAGACTATAATTTGGGTGGgaaagaaaaagcaaaatataataggAAGAAGGGGAAATATATAGTAacaaaaaggagaaaaagaCTAGTGAAGGGGAAAAAAGTTAGTGGATatcaaggaaaaaaaaagtaaatataaaaaatagtagcAAGGAATTACACAAATTGGATAGCGGTAGATTTAGGAGTAGTAGTAGGAGTAGTAGCATCAGTGGCAATGACAGAATTATGAGCTTAATCGttaatcataaaaataatttattatttattaaagaatattttaaaatataaaacttgAAATATTGTTGTACAAACTTTTCCACATAAAAAGGGTAGCATTGTTAAAAAAGTTTACACAAAATGCAATAatgaaggggaaaaaaaaaaaaaaaaattcagtaaacaaatatttaatacGAATGTGAAAAAGATACCTACTCATATACATTATTGGAAAAATAGACTCACCAAAATTTGAAAAGGGGGTTAACAAAATAGATTTGTAGATTGATACACACAAGTTTGTACGTTTGTTACCTCCCCCTATCCATGTACACGTtcacgtaaaaaaaaatttaagtaaaatGCGTAAAAATTGTACGCATATTAACATAGCATGCGTAATGATGCGAATAAAAAAAGCTAAAATAGTGAATGCAAATAACGTTTGTGTGTACATGTcattttgtaataaatttacaaagtaaaagaattaataaaggtttttttgtttttttcttttcttttgttttattttcttttaatctGTATTTCATTGTAATTACAAGATCCTGTTGTTAATTTGATTTGTTGTGTCTATGTGTGCGCAAATAATTTTCTCCaccatatatttgtaaagtACAACTACTGTGAAGGTATTTTtgctaatatattttaaatgttgcAATGTTGTATTATGGTTGGTCGAAACTTGCAGCTTTAACAGTTtcataaaattctttttagtaacttgctttttatttccatttacATGATCATCTACATGCATTTACATATTCATTtacacttttatttttcttttacataaattctgttaatatttttagcagtactaaaaaatgaagaaagtgtatatatgaacGTTTGTAATAATTgcaaatgtaaaatatttataaatcaaaagaaaatttcacaagggtgtatatgtatatgtgcatatgtattacatgtacaaataaatatttgtaactACTTACGTATGAGCGTAAgcacttattttttattacgtACTGTTATAACCGCTCTACAAAAATACAGTTAGTTTAGGACCgttattattgtaaaaacgtctctaaaaatattaaaaagtaaaagtgaaaaaaaaaaaaaaaaaaagaggaatgGAGCACGTGCCtcttacaaaatatatatacatgtatttaaGATGTTCGCgaaaatgatttaaaaactatatgaaaattatttgaaaattatttaaaaactatatgaaaattatttgaaaattatttaaaaactatatgaaaattatttgaaaattatttaaaaactatatgaaaattatttaaaaactatatgaaaattatttaaaaattatatgaaaattatttgaaaattatttgaaaattatttaaaaactatatgaaaattatttgaaaattatttaaaaactatatgaaaattatttgaaaattatttaaaaactatatgaaaattatttataaactaTTTGAAAAATCTGCACGTGGGGAAATGAATGATACCTTTTCCGTAAAAATATGTGAAAAGGATTTGAGCGAAAATTAGATGATATTTTCATTAACCTTTTTTTCGGGTaccatataaataaatatctaaatgaatgaatgaaaagagaaaaaaatggaatgaCAGAGCAAAAATAAGAATGAATAAACGACGCACGAGgcaaattcttttttaacagTGCGTACCATTAAgagaatttatatttgaattGTAACATCATTGCAATAGTAGTAAATTCGAATCGCTATAGTGCTAATTTTTATTGGTATATATAACttctgaatattttttttttttttttttaaatataataagtaaCATGTGGTAAATATTTTCGCTTTCCACCCACTACAGATTTATACATTTTGCGACATACGTAGAGTTACACGGCTTCTTTTTTACAGTCGATTTAAAAGTTTTAACTGTACAAAACATGAACACGTATATACAAATGTTCATGCACGTATAATTGTGCACGTACATGAGAAGTGGTAGCAGTAAGCACAGCATGCTCAACATACTCGTACCAACAGCTCATGTCCTATAAGCGCCTGAACAGATGAGGCACATGTAAGGGGTTTTATAAAACACTCGTCTTTTCTTTACCCATCTGTACATTtctcatttaataaattaatacatacgtgcataaaTGCGTacttatataagtatgtacatatgtacggctgtatgtattcatgtacatatgtaagcGCGCAAACTGCACGATGTACTTGTGCTTAGGACATTTGAAGCTGGGACATCATGTATATACAGTACAGGCTTTTTAGTGAACACTCGCTGTGGAGGCTTCTAGAAATAAACAAGAATGAAAATTACATTTTagtaaatgaattaaaaagcATTATTTGCAAACAGAGCAATAtcaattataacaataagaTTGATATATACTTTTCATTATACAAAGATGAAGAAGGTACGAATGAATATTTAAGCAGTAATAAATGTActgaaaatgaaataaaatatttgaatgcAGATGATAAGATTTATAATGGGACAAAAATTCTAGTTCATAGggatgttaaaaaaaagagtacgGTTACAGATATAACACATAAAgctaaaaaagaaataataataaatgtagaagaaaaacaaaaagtaaatataccTACTGAATTTCTTTGCAAATTATGTAATCTTATATTAGTGGAATCTCATATTATtgtttgtaataataattgtggTTATTCTGTGTGTAAGAgctgtattttattttatatattaaatacattGATAGTACAAAATGAGAACAGAGGGAACGTTATTGATGTGTCTCTGTTAAATAATAAGGGCACTGTTGTAAGATGCCCTATATGCAATGGAATTTTAAAGCattgtattttaaataaaaaaatggaacaaacgttaaaaaaattacagtATGAAAGAAGCGATATAGACGTGTTTAATATGAACGTGGAGGAGAGGAATAACAAGTTTATGAAGATTATTGAGAAActgaaaatagaaaattttgaCTACTCAAGTgttagtagtagtagtgCAGTTAGTAGCAGTGTAGTTAGTAACGGTGCAGTTAACAACGGTGCAGTTAACAACGGTGCAGTTAACAACAGTACTACATGCAACCTATTTGACAGTGAGTTTTTCAAGATAATTAAAGAGAAATTTTTCTATTCaaatgcaaataaaaatatgaacgtGTCAGAAAAAagtgaagaaaataaaattttcaatcaCTTTCTTTATTTGATCGAAAgcaataaattaaattgcATGAAGgaatataatatgatatacATCGACTGCGACAGTTGCATTTTCGATGCAATACAGAAGATGAACgtgaaatgtatatatgagcAGATGCACATCAAGGGGAAAGAAGTAACACGGAAGTCGGAGCTAGACGCCTCGGGGGGGGTGCAGGTGAGTGGTGATTGTAGCGGAGGTGTTAGCGGAGATGTTAGCGGAGGTGTTAGCGGAGGTGTTAGCGGAGGTGTTAGCGGAGGTGTTAACGGCAGTAATGATGAACACGATGACAGTATGGGAAATATGAAACCCCACCTGAATAATTCGGCCACTTTTAACCGTATGGCAAATTCTACGCATGATGATTATGCAAAGGCTTGCGCaaaggaaaaagtaaaagagaCAAGAACACGTCCATCTGGATACGATATACAAGGGAATAAAGAAAACGAAAGTGAAAAAAGGAGCAAAGGAAATACACAAAATGATACATGTAGTAATAACATAAATGGGGAAGGTGGTGGTGAAAATGAAAACTCAACGGATGaagtaaatgaaaaattatataatgaaaataaaatatatattatgcctATGTCATTTGTCGGGGGGGAAACATCATATTCAATAATTGGtgtttattacataaaagaTTTATTTACAACTGTTAGTGAAAAAAGTAATTGCAAAAATGAAGATACCATAAATAACAATGGAAGTAGCACAATTCAAAAGAGAAGATTGattatacttaattttttgaagaaaTGGTTTATcgttgaaaataaaaatgatgataatattttagaaaaattaaattatggtaatatatatcaaattgAATATGTCAATAAGTACGAAAAGACATATTTTTTCCCAGCTAGAAAACAaccattatataatattattaatactaaAAGACAAAAagctaagaaaaaaaataatattgaaattattctagatttaaaaaaattctgtGATGTTATATTGAATGTAGAAAATTACATTAAGTATGGTAGTAGACCTAACAActatgaaatgaaaaatgtagGTGCAACTGCTACTATCAGAACTGAGGATGatggaaagaaaaatttttccCTATTAAGGGAAAAACCAGATAAAGATCTTTCCCTGAATAATGCCCAAGATAGTGATGTAAATACAAGAGTATGTGGAGAATGGAAAACGGAACAAGCCGCTTTTGTGCCCACGCCCCTTGTTAATGCTGCTGTGTGTAGTGGCCCCCCGTCCACAGGTGCCTTAACGAAACAAGACCAGTTTCAGGAGATTTACGAAATTCTGTATGACACGAAAATTGTACCTGTatcaattaataaaaattttaatatacagAATCCATACGCAGATTATTGTGCCCTACTACCCTTTTTAACAAAAGATGATTTTTTGCTCATTCGAAAATTACAGAgaatttataaagaaaaatacttGAAGCAGttgtataaacatattaaggaaaataatttaaatatgactatattttttaatgcagTTAATTCTGTTTTCTTCACAAGTTGTGATCAGTAGGGTTGGTCCCCTGCTGCTCGTGCAGAAATCCACGGGTAAAAAGTTACAGCATGATGTTATAATTAATCATATATCTGTTCGTAAATCTTTGTGTGTAAGTATTTGcgcgtatatatgtaactgCACAGATACACTCCACTGATGCACTATATCATCCATCATATCCTCACTAAAAGAAACATATTTGGAGTTTTATTTTCACAATATTTtgttgttcatattattagtTATAACCGATTGTGCCCCttctgaaaaaaatatgttaaccCCTAATTTGAGCAAGCTTGCATATCTTACTTTTTgcaaatttaattttgtttggTTTTGTTTTACCGAAATTTCCTTTCCGTTTGTTTATCCtagtataattttgtttatttgatTCATTTTagtgcaattttttttttttttttttttgctcaaACGAAACATATCgaataaacgaaaaaatattatcccCTCCTTGAGCCCCGAATAGAGGTGGAGTTTTCTACCAATTTAGCTGAATGCCAAAAATTAGCAGGAGGAAAAATAActcccatatatatatatatatataaattatctaTATGCATATGGGCATTCATGctcatgtacacatatatacataggcCAACACGTCCACGTAGTTTTCGTTTGGATAAAAAGGAATACTGTTGTGGAAAAACTAAGCATGAGAGAAATGAAAAGGTCCTTTGCCAAAGCTCACATATTATGCACATATAAGAATGTTGTTTTTTGTAGTGAcctttttatgtatttagtaaaaaaaaataataccaAGTGTTAAATTACAATAAGAACATAAAACATGTGTTGTTATTTATTCGTTATATAACCAAAAATCGTaaacaaaaagaagaaaaaatacaaaaaaaaaaaaaaaatatatatatatatataaaaataaaaaaaataaatgttatcACCTTTCACGGAAGTTCCTTTTTGcgaatttattaattttttcttttttatcatgtTCGATTTGTActattagtatttttttgtatcttcgatatttgtttcattttaaacatttttttgttcttgttATTTTCTGcgctttaaatatatgtgggCATTTTCACTATATCTGTGCACTTCTAACATACACTTTTAGTATCTTCGTAAATTTTCATCATCTTTGGacttgtaatttttttttttttttaatgctcTTCAGTGTTCACCTTAGCGTAATGCCCATCTTCTCCTCTTAAGCTAGTTGGTGCTTCTTCTCCTTGTGCtgctttttgtttttttgttttcatatatatttctgtgAAAATACTTTgcattttcttccttttacCAACCCcctctcctttttttaaggtatatattataaaccTTTTTGAATAACCATTCTTTTGACTTTTCACTTTtcacttttcatttttctcttttcaaGTTTCACTTGTCACTTTTTACTTTCCATTTATCTGTAACATAGCtaatttttctgtttttcaatttaaaaatttttttgaatatacattttatttttttaaaaaagaaacactattacatttattattacaccTATCTTTTTTCAAacgaatattttttttttttttcccatttatAAATAGGGCTTAATTCTACACATGCTTGTTAAGcgtttttaaatattacagTGCTAtcattacatataaatacgtacactcatatatacgtatactaatatatatgaacactaatatatatgtacactaatatatatgtacactcATTTATACGTACACTAATATATACGAacactaatatatatgtacactcatatatacatatatacttccgtacgtacatatatatatgcatatatgtatatatatgtatttacatatgaatgtatgtacatacatacgtacgtgCTTTTCGGTATAACAGTATCGCTTTAagcttttgaaaaaaatggatgaaGTAAAATTACTACCAGGTGAAGAAGGTAAAATAAGAgccatctttttttttataggaTTACTTTTAAGTTTACCATCGCATGTTATAGTTAacgtttcttttttaataaatcatttatataatgaagaaatattTGTGATAGTGATGGGTATAGTTTCTGGATGTATGATAGTATCATCCCTTTTTCAGTTAACATTTGAAAGTACATCATTTAAAGctattatcatatttaattctttgaatactcttaatttattagttttattagtactcatatgtatatgcaaaGCGTccaaatattatgtatattttatatgtggTATTATTGGACTATTTATTGGATACTTGTATTCAGCATGTACAAAATATTCGTTACTGATGCCGATAAAAGTAAATGGATATATGATTAGTGGTATTAGTTTTAGTGCtttgtttttctttgttaTTAATTTGATTATGTCTTACTTTACTATAGAAGATGGAAATACGAAATCGTATTATAATGCTATATGCATGTCAATAGGCaccattttattaattgaattctgtataattgtatatattatctttGTACAATTTAGCTCCCCTTACTTTATGAATCAACGACAAATAATAGAAGCATCTATGTGTAAAGGTGGAAACAAAGATTGTAGTagtactaataataataataccaCACAATTGAGCGAAGTGGAAAAAgggaacaagaaaaaaaaaagctcaAATATTATCAATAGTACTAGTGAAAAAGTAGACGAATCCGTATCTATTATCacaattttgaaaaacaaatttgTCAATTTAAAGAACATGTTTAATTGTACCAACATTTTTCATGGTGCTCAGCTAATCAGATATTATTACACTTGCATTATACCCATATCCTTTTCCATTTTCATATCGTCTACAATATACCCGCACATGAGTAAGAGAAAATCTGCAATTTTGCGTGCTTAATGGAGCAGATGTTAATGTGTGTATGGGTGCATGTATATACTGGTGCATGTGTGTACGTTGTATTTGCTTTCGTCCTGTGCATACctcttttcatttatgtacaaatacttttcaattttttttttttttttccccatttACAGTTCCCAACAAGCTGAACAAGGGCGT from Plasmodium brasilianum strain Bolivian I chromosome 2, whole genome shotgun sequence carries:
- a CDS encoding nucleoside transporter 4, with the translated sequence MDEVKLLPGEEGKIRAIFFFIGLLLSLPSHVIVNVSFLINHLYNEEIFVIVMGIVSGCMIVSSLFQLTFESTSFKAIIIFNSLNTLNLLVLLVLICICKASKYYVYFICGIIGLFIGYLYSACTKYSLLMPIKVNGYMISGISFSALFFFVINLIMSYFTIEDGNTKSYYNAICMSIGTILLIEFCIIVYIIFVQFSSPYFMNQRQIIEASMCKGGNKDCSSTNNNNTTQLSEVEKGNKKKKSSNIINSTSEKVDESVSIITILKNKFVNLKNMFNCTNIFHGAQLIRYYYTCIIPISFSIFISSTIYPHMIPNKLNKGVYLKYLFMFLYQSSDLIFSLLVTVYLTAFNFFKQKYVVILCLIRVVLLGLALKIKNLKEDAFMYSNSFVSLVIFILGATNGSLINISYARIHECFEESDKKEKNIAVSSSFCALSLLMSFALAPWFCRAIINL